One Mycolicibacterium sarraceniae genomic window carries:
- a CDS encoding FAD-binding oxidoreductase → MSSSLPERLQAILGAAHVVTDADVLDGRSVDHTGRYRGKASALVRPGSADEVAAVLRECRDAGVSVTVQGGRTSLVAGTVPEHDDVLLSTERLTSIGEVDVVERRIRVGAGVTAAALQRAAAAQGLLFGVDLAARDSATIGGMASTNAGGLRTVRYGNMGEQVIGLDIALPDGSLVHRHSQVRADNTGYDLASLFVGAEGTLGVITGVDLRLHPVPAYRVTAVCGFADLTSLVATGRALRDTESIAALELIDGRSAALAAEHFDVPVPTAGDWLLLIELAGDTDLTERLADTLADAELCGEPAVGMDNAAQQRLWQARESTAEVVGLFGPPLKFDVSLPLSVIPAFASDSAALVAEHAADAIPVLFGHIGEGNLHLNVLRCGTEQEAHLYAAMMKLIAAHGGNVSSEHGVGSRKRAYLGMARSDADIAAMRTIKAAFDPTGYLNPAVLFD, encoded by the coding sequence ATGAGTTCCTCGCTGCCCGAACGACTCCAGGCCATCCTGGGTGCCGCACACGTCGTCACCGACGCCGACGTCCTGGACGGCCGCAGCGTCGACCACACCGGGCGCTACCGCGGAAAGGCCAGTGCGCTGGTGCGTCCCGGCTCGGCTGACGAGGTGGCCGCGGTACTCAGGGAATGCCGTGACGCCGGGGTGTCAGTAACGGTGCAGGGCGGGCGCACGTCGCTGGTGGCCGGAACAGTGCCCGAGCACGACGATGTGCTGCTGTCGACCGAGCGGCTGACCTCCATTGGTGAGGTCGATGTCGTCGAGCGCCGAATCCGGGTCGGGGCCGGGGTGACGGCGGCGGCCTTGCAACGGGCGGCGGCGGCACAGGGACTGCTGTTCGGGGTGGACCTCGCCGCCCGCGATTCGGCCACGATCGGCGGGATGGCGTCGACCAACGCCGGCGGATTACGAACGGTGCGCTACGGCAACATGGGCGAGCAGGTGATCGGGCTGGATATCGCGCTGCCCGACGGCTCGCTGGTGCACCGGCACAGCCAGGTTCGCGCCGATAACACCGGTTATGACCTGGCCTCGTTGTTCGTCGGCGCCGAAGGCACACTGGGAGTCATCACCGGTGTGGACCTTCGCCTACACCCGGTGCCTGCATACCGGGTGACGGCAGTCTGCGGATTCGCCGACCTGACGTCGTTGGTGGCCACCGGCAGAGCGTTGCGCGACACCGAATCCATTGCCGCGCTGGAACTCATCGACGGGCGCTCGGCGGCGCTGGCGGCGGAGCACTTCGACGTGCCGGTGCCGACGGCCGGCGACTGGCTGCTGCTGATCGAGCTGGCCGGGGATACCGACCTGACCGAGCGGCTGGCCGACACGCTGGCAGACGCCGAACTGTGCGGCGAGCCGGCGGTCGGCATGGACAACGCCGCCCAGCAGCGGCTCTGGCAGGCCCGCGAGTCCACCGCCGAAGTGGTCGGCCTGTTCGGTCCGCCACTGAAATTCGATGTCTCCCTGCCTTTGTCGGTGATCCCGGCGTTCGCGTCAGATTCGGCCGCACTGGTCGCCGAGCACGCCGCGGATGCCATCCCGGTGCTGTTCGGCCACATCGGGGAGGGCAATCTGCACCTGAACGTGCTGCGCTGTGGCACCGAGCAGGAGGCCCACCTGTATGCAGCGATGATGAAACTCATTGCCGCCCATGGCGGTAACGTCAGCTCGGAGCACGGGGTGGGCAGCCGCAAGCGGGCCTACCTGGGCATGGCGCGTTCGGACGCCGATATCGCCGCGATGCGCACGATCAAAGCCGCCTTCGACCCGACGGGCTATCTCAATCCCGCGGTGCTGTTCGACTAG
- a CDS encoding SDR family NAD(P)-dependent oxidoreductase, translating to MQGFAGKVAVVTGAGSGIGQALAIELGRSGAKLAISDIDTEGLAATEERLKSIGVAVKADRLNVTEREAFGAYADGVKAHFGKVNQIYNNAGIAFSGGVEISQFKDIERVMDVDFWGVVNGTKVFLPYLIESGDGHVVNVSSLFGIFSVPGQAAYNSAKFAVRGFTEALRQEMILAKHPVKVTTVHPGGIKTAIARNSTVADGLDQAEMAKAFDKKLARTTPERAAQIILDAVRKNKARVLVGADAKILDVIVRVTGSGYQQLFATVLPKLAPPMR from the coding sequence ATGCAGGGGTTCGCCGGAAAGGTAGCGGTGGTGACCGGGGCCGGGTCGGGCATCGGCCAGGCCCTAGCGATCGAGCTGGGGCGATCGGGCGCCAAGCTCGCGATCAGCGATATCGACACCGAAGGGCTGGCCGCGACCGAGGAGCGACTCAAGTCGATCGGCGTCGCGGTTAAGGCAGATCGGCTCAACGTCACCGAGCGGGAGGCCTTCGGAGCCTACGCCGACGGCGTCAAGGCCCACTTCGGCAAGGTCAACCAGATCTACAACAATGCCGGGATCGCGTTCTCCGGTGGTGTCGAGATCAGCCAGTTCAAGGACATCGAGCGGGTGATGGATGTCGACTTCTGGGGTGTCGTCAACGGCACCAAGGTCTTCCTGCCCTACCTGATCGAGTCCGGGGACGGCCACGTCGTCAACGTCTCGAGCCTGTTCGGCATCTTCTCGGTGCCCGGCCAGGCCGCCTACAACTCGGCCAAGTTCGCTGTTCGCGGATTCACCGAGGCGTTGCGCCAGGAGATGATCCTGGCCAAGCACCCGGTCAAGGTGACCACAGTGCACCCGGGCGGTATCAAGACCGCGATCGCCCGTAACTCCACGGTGGCCGACGGCCTCGACCAGGCCGAGATGGCCAAGGCGTTCGATAAGAAGCTCGCCCGCACCACACCGGAACGGGCCGCGCAGATCATCCTCGACGCTGTCCGCAAGAACAAGGCTCGGGTGTTGGTCGGCGCCGACGCCAAGATCCTCGATGTGATCGTGCGCGTCACCGGTTCGGGCTATCAGCAACTGTTCGCCACGGTGCTGCCCAAGCTCGCCCCACCGATGCGCTGA
- a CDS encoding DUF732 domain-containing protein, whose translation MKFRRLADAGVVAGVIAGAMALAAPAQADTTADDFLNSLTSAGITGIDPGQAVELGQSICPLLADRSQNTADIASTVSDRLGRPLGPATMFTGLAVSFFCPRAVQDLANSTSPIPLPFLGNLGF comes from the coding sequence ATGAAGTTTCGCCGTTTGGCCGACGCGGGTGTGGTCGCTGGTGTGATCGCCGGTGCGATGGCGCTGGCAGCGCCTGCTCAGGCCGACACCACCGCCGACGATTTCCTGAACTCGCTGACCAGTGCCGGTATCACCGGGATCGATCCCGGACAAGCCGTCGAGCTGGGGCAGTCGATCTGCCCGCTGCTGGCCGATCGCAGCCAGAACACCGCCGATATCGCCTCCACCGTGTCCGACCGGCTGGGCCGGCCGCTGGGACCGGCCACCATGTTCACCGGCCTTGCGGTGTCCTTCTTCTGTCCGCGCGCGGTGCAGGATCTGGCCAATAGCACCTCGCCCATCCCGCTGCCGTTCCTGGGCAATCTCGGCTTTTAG
- a CDS encoding multidrug effflux MFS transporter, producing the protein MATSRTVTATQNPSAQTAAVAPPSQVRTILVLGAMVALGPLTIDMYLPALPRIADDLGVSSSVAQLTLTGTLAGLAVGQLIVGPLSDSLGRRRPLMAGIVLHMLASVLCLFAPNIEVLSVARGLQGMGAAAAMVVAVAIVGDLFDDSEAATAMSRLMLVLGVAPIVAPSLGAAVLLKASWHWVFAVLIVLAGVLLLVAALALPETLPRAQRLPLRVRSIGSTYLTLLCDLRFVILVLVGALGMAGLFAYIAGAAFVLQGRHGLDQQTFALVFGAGAIAFVAATQFNVVLLRRFSPQRILVGALAAATVIGAVFIAVSVTHTGGVYGFLIPVWGVLAMMGFVIPNAPAVALSRHHEAAGTAAALLGAAQFSVGAVIAPVVGLMGNNEIALSVVMTGGVAIALLALLAVGTGEEAVEH; encoded by the coding sequence ATGGCAACATCCCGGACTGTGACTGCCACCCAGAACCCGTCGGCCCAGACCGCGGCGGTGGCACCTCCCAGCCAGGTGCGAACGATCCTGGTGCTGGGTGCGATGGTGGCGTTGGGTCCGCTGACCATCGACATGTACCTACCCGCGCTGCCGCGGATCGCCGACGATCTCGGGGTGTCCTCGTCGGTGGCACAGCTGACGCTGACCGGCACCTTGGCGGGTCTGGCGGTGGGCCAGCTCATCGTCGGCCCGCTGTCGGACTCGCTGGGCCGGCGCCGCCCGTTGATGGCCGGGATCGTTCTGCACATGCTGGCCTCGGTGCTCTGCCTGTTCGCGCCTAATATCGAGGTGCTCAGCGTGGCGCGCGGGCTGCAAGGGATGGGCGCTGCGGCCGCGATGGTGGTGGCCGTCGCCATCGTCGGCGACTTGTTCGACGACTCCGAAGCGGCCACGGCGATGTCGCGGCTGATGCTTGTTCTCGGGGTGGCACCGATCGTCGCCCCGTCTCTCGGGGCGGCGGTGCTACTCAAGGCGTCCTGGCATTGGGTGTTCGCCGTGCTGATCGTGTTGGCCGGTGTGCTGCTGCTGGTCGCGGCGTTGGCGCTGCCGGAGACCCTCCCGCGTGCGCAGCGACTTCCGTTGCGGGTCCGGTCGATCGGGTCGACATACCTGACCCTGTTGTGCGACCTACGCTTCGTCATCCTGGTGCTGGTAGGCGCGCTCGGGATGGCGGGGCTCTTCGCGTATATCGCCGGCGCAGCATTCGTCCTGCAGGGCCGCCACGGTCTCGATCAGCAGACCTTCGCGTTGGTGTTCGGCGCGGGCGCGATCGCCTTCGTCGCCGCCACCCAGTTCAACGTCGTGTTGCTGCGCCGGTTCTCACCCCAGCGGATCCTGGTGGGCGCACTGGCCGCGGCGACCGTTATCGGCGCAGTGTTCATCGCTGTGTCGGTGACCCACACCGGCGGCGTCTACGGCTTCCTGATTCCGGTCTGGGGCGTGCTGGCGATGATGGGGTTCGTCATCCCCAACGCACCCGCGGTCGCGCTCTCGCGCCACCACGAAGCGGCGGGGACCGCCGCCGCCCTGCTGGGTGCGGCGCAGTTCAGCGTGGGTGCGGTGATCGCGCCAGTGGTGGGCTTGATGGGCAACAACGAGATCGCGCTGTCGGTGGTGATGACCGGGGGTGTCGCGATCGCGCTGCTGGCGCTGCTGGCAGTGGGCACCGGCGAGGAAGCCGTCGAGCACTAG
- a CDS encoding SMP-30/gluconolactonase/LRE family protein, whose translation MTVIGSPARAQLAAGICFGEGPRWFEGLLWLSDMLGEAVHTVTLDGSVTTLELPGHAPAGLGFRPDGTLLIVSTERRVVLRYDGDAVTEIADLSGIASANLGDMVVDAAGRAYIGSQARKGGIIARLDLDDSVTVVADGLDFPNGMVITPDGGTLIVAESIGRRLTAYDIDADGGLSGRRVFADGLDGPPDGIALDEAGGVWTSMTLAHQFERVVAGGEVTDRIDIGDRAAIACMLGGPDRHTLFLVTTPDAYPQRLIGTSGSWVETVRVDIPGAGFPFIERRA comes from the coding sequence ATGACGGTAATCGGTTCTCCGGCGCGCGCACAGCTGGCTGCGGGCATTTGCTTCGGTGAGGGCCCGCGCTGGTTCGAAGGCCTGCTGTGGCTGTCCGACATGCTCGGCGAGGCGGTGCACACCGTCACGCTGGACGGCTCGGTGACCACGCTGGAGCTGCCTGGCCACGCGCCGGCGGGCCTGGGCTTCCGTCCCGATGGCACGCTGCTGATCGTATCGACCGAGCGCCGGGTGGTACTGCGTTACGACGGCGATGCGGTGACCGAGATCGCTGACCTCTCCGGGATCGCGTCGGCCAATCTCGGTGACATGGTGGTCGACGCTGCCGGCCGGGCCTATATCGGCTCGCAGGCACGCAAGGGCGGCATCATCGCGCGGCTCGACCTCGACGACTCGGTCACGGTGGTGGCTGACGGTCTCGACTTCCCCAACGGCATGGTCATCACGCCGGACGGCGGCACGCTGATCGTCGCCGAATCGATCGGTCGGCGGCTGACCGCCTACGACATCGACGCCGACGGCGGGTTGTCCGGGCGCCGGGTCTTCGCCGATGGGCTCGACGGGCCGCCGGACGGCATCGCTCTCGACGAAGCGGGCGGGGTGTGGACGTCGATGACGCTGGCCCACCAGTTCGAGCGGGTCGTGGCCGGCGGCGAGGTCACCGACCGCATCGACATCGGCGACCGCGCCGCCATCGCGTGCATGCTCGGCGGCCCGGACCGGCACACCCTGTTCCTGGTGACGACACCGGATGCCTATCCGCAGCGACTGATCGGTACCAGCGGGTCGTGGGTCGAGACCGTCAGGGTCGACATCCCCGGCGCGGGCTTCCCGTTCATCGAAAGGCGAGCATGA
- a CDS encoding multifunctional oxoglutarate decarboxylase/oxoglutarate dehydrogenase thiamine pyrophosphate-binding subunit/dihydrolipoyllysine-residue succinyltransferase subunit, translating into MSSTSSPFGQNEWLVEEMYRKFRDDPSSVDESWHEFLVDYNPEPTTETVATGNGLSTAATAPVSRPEPAPAPAPPSPAKTAPAGNGAAAPAAPAKAPTPAPAPKTAAPASSDSGAEKQVLRGAAAAVVKNMNTSLEIPTATSVRAIPAKLMIDNRIVVNNHLKRTRGGKVSFTHLLGYAIVQAVKSFPNMNRHFAEIDGKPNAVTPEHTNLGLAIDLQGKNGSRSLVVAAIKNCETMRFGQFIAAYEDIVRRARDGKLTAEDFAGVTISLTNPGTIGTVHSVPRLMAGQGAIIGAGAMEYPAEFQGASEERIAELGIGKVITLTSTYDHRIIQGAESGDFLRTIHGLLLSDDFFDEIFFELGIPYEPVRWRTDNPDTIVDKNARVMELIAAYRNRGHLMADIDPLRLDKTRFRSHPDLDVNTHGLTLWDLDRVFKVDGFAGKEYKKLRDVLGLLRDAYCRHIGVEYTHILEPEQQKWLQERIEVKHEGPTVAQQKYVLSKLNAAEAFETFLQTKYVGQKRFSLEGAETVIPMMDAAIDQAAEHAQDEVVIGMPHRGRLNVLANIVGKPYSQIFSEFEGNLNPSQAHGSGDVKYHLGATGNYIQMFGDNDIQVSLTANPSHLEAVDPVMEGIVRAKQDLLKYTGDGGSDESRAFTVMPMMLHGDAAFAGQGVVAETLNLALLRGYRTGGTIHIVVNNQIGFTTSPQDSRSSEYCTDVAKMVGAPIFHVNGDDPEACVWVARLAVDFRQKFKKDVIIDMLCYRRRGHNEGDDPSMTQPYMYDVIDTKRGVRKTYTESLIGRGDISMKEAEDALRDYQGQLERVFNEVRELEKHDIEPSESVEADQMIPRGMTTAVDKALLARIGDAHLAFPEGFNVHPRVKPVLEKRREMAYEGKVDWAFGELLALGTFLAEGKFIRFSGQDTRRGTFTQRHSVIIDRKTGAEFTPLDLLTINPDGTPTGGKLEVYDSALSEYAAVGFEYGYSVGNPDALVLWEAQFGDFVNGAQSIIDEFISSGEAKWGQLSDVVLLLPHGHEGQGPDHTSGRIERFLQLWAEGSMTIALPSTPANYFHLLRRHGLDGVHRPLIVFTPKSMLRNKAAVSDIRDFTEQKFRSIMEEPTYTDGEGDRDKVSRILLTSGKIYYELVARKEKDKRDDVAIVRIEQLAPLPKRRLSNTLDIYPNAKEFFWVQEEPANQGAWPTFGLTLPELLPEKLSGIKRISRRAMSAPSSGSSKVHAVEQQEIIDEAFG; encoded by the coding sequence GTGAGCAGTACGAGTTCACCATTCGGCCAGAACGAATGGCTTGTCGAGGAGATGTACCGCAAGTTCCGCGACGACCCCTCGTCGGTCGATGAGAGTTGGCACGAGTTCCTTGTCGACTACAACCCCGAGCCGACAACCGAAACGGTCGCGACCGGCAACGGCCTGTCGACCGCGGCAACGGCACCGGTTTCGCGGCCGGAACCCGCGCCCGCTCCTGCCCCGCCCAGCCCGGCCAAGACCGCACCCGCGGGCAACGGCGCCGCCGCGCCGGCAGCGCCGGCCAAGGCACCCACCCCGGCCCCGGCCCCGAAGACCGCTGCACCGGCGTCGTCGGACAGCGGCGCAGAGAAGCAGGTGTTGCGAGGCGCGGCCGCTGCCGTCGTCAAGAACATGAACACCTCGCTGGAGATCCCGACCGCGACCAGCGTGCGGGCCATCCCGGCGAAATTGATGATCGACAACCGCATCGTGGTCAACAACCACCTCAAGCGCACCCGTGGCGGCAAGGTGTCGTTCACCCACCTGCTGGGCTACGCGATCGTCCAGGCGGTCAAGTCGTTCCCCAACATGAACCGCCACTTCGCCGAGATCGACGGTAAGCCCAATGCCGTCACCCCCGAGCACACCAATCTGGGTCTGGCCATCGACCTACAGGGCAAAAACGGAAGCCGGTCGCTCGTCGTCGCCGCGATCAAGAACTGCGAGACCATGCGGTTCGGCCAGTTCATTGCCGCCTACGAGGACATCGTGCGGCGCGCCCGCGACGGCAAGCTCACCGCCGAGGACTTCGCCGGTGTGACGATCTCCCTGACCAACCCCGGCACCATCGGCACCGTGCACTCGGTGCCCCGGCTGATGGCTGGCCAGGGTGCGATCATCGGCGCCGGCGCGATGGAGTATCCAGCCGAGTTCCAGGGTGCCAGCGAGGAACGCATCGCCGAACTGGGCATCGGCAAGGTGATCACGCTGACGTCGACCTACGACCACCGGATCATCCAGGGTGCGGAGTCCGGCGACTTCCTGCGCACGATCCACGGCCTGCTGCTCTCCGACGACTTCTTCGACGAGATCTTCTTCGAGCTCGGCATCCCCTACGAGCCGGTGCGCTGGCGCACCGACAATCCCGACACGATCGTCGACAAGAACGCCCGGGTTATGGAATTGATCGCGGCCTACCGCAACCGCGGGCATCTGATGGCCGATATCGACCCGCTGCGGTTGGACAAGACCCGTTTCCGCAGCCACCCTGACCTGGATGTCAACACCCACGGCCTGACGCTGTGGGATCTGGACCGGGTGTTCAAGGTCGACGGGTTCGCCGGCAAGGAATACAAGAAACTTCGTGACGTCCTCGGGCTGCTCCGCGACGCCTACTGCCGCCACATAGGTGTGGAGTACACCCACATCCTGGAACCCGAACAGCAGAAGTGGCTGCAAGAGCGTATCGAGGTCAAGCACGAAGGCCCAACCGTCGCCCAGCAGAAGTATGTGCTGTCCAAACTGAACGCCGCCGAAGCCTTCGAGACCTTCTTGCAGACCAAATACGTTGGCCAGAAGCGATTTTCGCTCGAAGGCGCCGAGACCGTCATCCCGATGATGGATGCGGCCATTGATCAGGCCGCCGAGCATGCCCAGGACGAGGTCGTGATCGGCATGCCGCACCGCGGCCGGCTCAACGTGCTGGCCAACATCGTCGGCAAGCCCTACTCGCAGATCTTCAGCGAGTTCGAAGGCAACCTGAATCCGTCACAGGCGCACGGCTCCGGTGACGTCAAGTACCACCTCGGGGCCACCGGCAACTACATCCAGATGTTCGGCGACAACGACATTCAGGTGTCACTGACCGCCAATCCGTCGCATCTGGAGGCTGTTGACCCGGTGATGGAGGGCATCGTCCGGGCCAAGCAGGACCTGCTGAAATACACAGGAGACGGCGGTTCCGATGAGTCTCGGGCCTTCACCGTCATGCCGATGATGCTGCACGGCGATGCGGCCTTCGCCGGACAGGGCGTGGTCGCCGAGACGCTGAACCTGGCGCTGCTGCGCGGCTACCGTACCGGTGGCACGATCCACATCGTCGTCAACAACCAGATCGGTTTCACCACCTCGCCACAGGACTCGCGCAGCTCGGAGTACTGCACCGATGTCGCAAAGATGGTGGGAGCCCCCATCTTCCACGTCAATGGCGACGATCCCGAGGCCTGCGTCTGGGTGGCGCGGCTGGCGGTCGACTTCCGGCAGAAGTTCAAGAAGGACGTCATCATCGACATGCTGTGCTACCGCCGTCGCGGGCACAACGAGGGTGACGACCCGTCGATGACCCAGCCCTACATGTACGACGTGATCGACACTAAGCGCGGTGTGCGAAAGACCTACACCGAAAGCCTGATCGGCCGCGGCGACATCTCGATGAAAGAGGCCGAGGACGCCCTGCGCGACTACCAGGGCCAGCTTGAGCGGGTGTTCAACGAGGTTCGCGAGCTCGAGAAGCACGATATCGAGCCCAGCGAGTCGGTCGAGGCAGACCAGATGATCCCGCGGGGTATGACCACCGCGGTGGACAAGGCACTGCTCGCCCGCATCGGCGATGCGCACCTGGCGTTCCCCGAGGGCTTCAACGTGCATCCGCGCGTGAAGCCGGTGCTGGAGAAGCGCCGGGAGATGGCCTACGAGGGCAAGGTCGACTGGGCGTTCGGCGAATTGCTGGCGCTCGGAACATTTTTGGCCGAGGGCAAGTTCATCCGGTTCTCTGGACAGGACACCCGTCGCGGAACCTTCACCCAGCGGCACTCGGTGATCATCGACCGCAAGACCGGCGCCGAGTTCACCCCACTGGATCTGTTGACCATCAACCCCGACGGCACGCCGACCGGCGGCAAGCTTGAGGTGTACGACTCGGCGCTTTCTGAGTACGCGGCGGTGGGCTTCGAATACGGCTATTCGGTGGGCAATCCGGATGCACTGGTGCTGTGGGAGGCGCAGTTCGGCGATTTCGTCAACGGTGCGCAGTCGATCATCGACGAGTTCATCAGCTCCGGTGAGGCCAAGTGGGGCCAGCTCTCCGATGTCGTGCTGCTACTCCCCCATGGCCACGAAGGCCAGGGTCCCGACCACACCTCGGGACGCATCGAGCGGTTCCTGCAACTGTGGGCCGAGGGCTCGATGACGATCGCACTGCCGTCGACCCCGGCGAACTATTTCCATCTGCTGCGTCGGCACGGCCTGGACGGGGTGCACCGTCCACTGATCGTGTTCACGCCGAAGTCGATGCTGCGCAATAAGGCTGCCGTCAGCGATATCCGGGACTTCACCGAGCAGAAGTTTCGGTCGATCATGGAGGAGCCGACCTATACCGACGGCGAGGGTGACCGCGACAAGGTCAGCCGAATCCTGTTGACCAGCGGCAAGATCTACTACGAACTGGTCGCACGCAAGGAGAAGGACAAGCGTGACGATGTCGCGATCGTGCGTATCGAGCAGCTGGCCCCGCTGCCCAAGCGGCGGCTGAGCAACACACTGGACATCTACCCGAACGCCAAGGAGTTCTTCTGGGTGCAGGAGGAGCCGGCCAACCAGGGCGCCTGGCCGACGTTCGGTCTCACGCTGCCAGAGTTGTTGCCGGAGAAGCTGTCCGGGATCAAGCGGATCTCACGACGGGCGATGTCGGCACCGTCGTCGGGATCGTCGAAGGTGCACGCCGTCGAGCAGCAGGAGATCATCGACGAGGCCTTCGGCTAA
- a CDS encoding MFS transporter, which produces MLVGFFMILVDSTIVAVANPSIMDGLEITDYDTVIWVTSAYLLAYAVPLLLAGRLGDRFGPKNLYIIGLAVFTASSLWCGLAGSIDMLIAARVAQGIGAALLTPQTLSTITRIFPPERRGVAMSMWGATAGVATLVGPLAGGVLVGRLGWEWIFFVNVPVGVIGLALAVWLIPTLPTSKHRFDVLGVVLSGLGMFLVVFGLQEGQSHHWQAWIWAVIVAGIGFFTAFVYWQSINRNEPLIPLQIFADRDFTLSNLGVAVIGFVVTAMMLPIMFYAQVVCGLSPTRSALLIAPMAIFSGVLAPFVGQLVDRAHPGPILGFGFSVVAVALTWLSIDMTPTTPIWRLVLPLIAMGVGMAFIWAPLATTATRNLPPHLAGAGAGVYNTTRQVGSVLGSAGIAAFMASRISDEMPAAPADASPSEMAALKLPRFLHEPFSAALAQSMLLPAFVALFGIIAALFVVGGLGARSARSAMDDDDITDEIPAYDDGYDDDDYVEYVVEPSYRPASVPEPEPEPDPLVDPIGFVHNGFHLDSDSHSWPPDSVSPAPARPSRHRLTDLGEPRTARPYRDERDEVETYGRHSRSGG; this is translated from the coding sequence ATGCTCGTCGGCTTCTTCATGATCCTGGTCGACTCGACGATCGTCGCGGTCGCCAATCCCAGCATCATGGACGGGCTGGAGATCACCGACTACGACACCGTCATCTGGGTGACCAGCGCCTATCTGCTGGCTTACGCGGTACCGCTGCTACTGGCCGGGCGACTCGGCGATCGCTTCGGCCCGAAGAATCTCTACATCATCGGCCTGGCCGTCTTCACCGCGTCATCGTTGTGGTGCGGGCTGGCCGGCTCGATCGACATGCTGATCGCCGCGCGCGTCGCGCAGGGAATCGGCGCGGCCCTGCTGACCCCGCAGACCCTGTCGACGATCACCCGCATCTTTCCGCCCGAGCGCCGGGGTGTGGCGATGAGCATGTGGGGGGCCACCGCCGGAGTGGCCACCCTGGTCGGCCCGCTGGCCGGTGGTGTCCTGGTCGGCCGCCTGGGCTGGGAGTGGATCTTCTTCGTCAATGTGCCGGTCGGGGTCATCGGCCTGGCACTGGCGGTCTGGCTGATCCCCACGCTGCCGACCAGCAAGCACCGGTTTGATGTCCTTGGCGTAGTGCTGTCCGGGCTCGGCATGTTCCTGGTGGTGTTCGGTCTGCAGGAAGGTCAGAGCCATCACTGGCAGGCCTGGATCTGGGCGGTCATCGTCGCGGGGATCGGATTCTTCACCGCATTCGTGTACTGGCAGTCGATCAACCGCAATGAGCCGCTGATCCCGTTGCAAATATTCGCCGACCGCGACTTCACCCTGTCCAACCTCGGTGTGGCCGTGATCGGCTTCGTCGTCACCGCGATGATGCTGCCGATCATGTTCTACGCCCAGGTGGTATGCGGGCTGTCGCCGACGCGCTCGGCGCTGTTGATCGCGCCGATGGCGATTTTCAGCGGCGTGCTGGCTCCGTTCGTGGGCCAGCTGGTGGATCGGGCTCATCCCGGCCCGATCCTCGGGTTCGGCTTCTCGGTGGTGGCGGTCGCACTGACGTGGCTGTCGATCGATATGACGCCGACGACGCCGATCTGGCGGCTGGTGCTGCCGCTGATCGCGATGGGCGTCGGCATGGCGTTCATCTGGGCGCCGCTGGCCACCACCGCGACCCGAAACCTGCCGCCGCACCTGGCGGGTGCGGGTGCCGGGGTTTACAACACGACCCGGCAGGTCGGTTCGGTGCTCGGCAGTGCGGGGATAGCCGCGTTCATGGCCTCCCGGATCAGCGACGAAATGCCCGCCGCACCAGCCGACGCATCGCCCAGCGAGATGGCCGCGCTGAAGCTTCCGAGGTTCTTGCACGAACCGTTCTCGGCTGCGCTGGCGCAGTCGATGCTGCTCCCGGCATTCGTTGCACTGTTCGGCATCATTGCTGCCCTGTTCGTGGTCGGCGGGCTGGGCGCCCGCTCGGCTCGCTCCGCGATGGATGACGACGACATCACCGACGAGATCCCCGCCTACGACGACGGTTATGACGATGACGACTACGTCGAGTACGTGGTGGAGCCGAGCTACCGGCCGGCGTCGGTACCCGAACCTGAGCCCGAGCCGGACCCGTTGGTTGATCCGATTGGATTCGTGCACAACGGTTTCCATCTCGACAGTGACTCGCACTCCTGGCCGCCGGACAGCGTTTCACCCGCACCCGCGCGGCCGTCGCGCCATCGCCTCACCGACCTGGGCGAGCCGCGGACCGCCCGCCCTTACCGCGACGAACGCGATGAGGTCGAGACCTACGGCCGCCACTCGCGGTCGGGTGGCTGA